One region of Vitis vinifera cultivar Pinot Noir 40024 chromosome 1, ASM3070453v1 genomic DNA includes:
- the LOC100255243 gene encoding uncharacterized protein LOC100255243: MNWGPDRHLRDLRPKFYRKSPTIPLYTYQKSPPTHTLNQLPKSTTQSPSLLSLSLAGAALSKRLLFCPRLLRKSGPLGQNYSVMNCLPHVSSYYSAILSKTSRFIAKSSLYGCSTSSWKINFENANVKTNNLELMLTRFRVQSYSSRGRGAKSQSQKLESKPVMEEEKDAFFVVRKGDVVGVYKTFSDCQAQVGSSICDPPVSVYKGYYLPKDTEEYLVSRGLRNALYTIRAADLKEDLFGKLMPCAFQQTASSKGEILSKDLPRESSQEVMGLEIVGAVESRPITTDPLKEHIKLDRVEAQALFSDCRSCVVEFDGASKGNPGPAGAAAVLRSDSGRVICRVREGLGLATNNVAEYQAMILGLKYALKKGYTSIRVQGDSKLVCMQVQGLWKARNKNMSILCKEAKKLKNEFLSVEINHVLRGLNSEADAQANLAVHLAVGEVQEVCE; this comes from the exons ATGAACTGGGGGCCCGATCGTCACTTACGGGACCTTCGGCCCAAATTCTATAGAAAGAGCCCAACCATTCCCCTTTACACCTACCAAAAAAGCCCACCCACCCACACCCTGAACCAGTTACCCAAGAGCACAACCCAGTCCCCCTCTCTCCTTTCCCTCTCTCTAGCCGGGGCTGCGCTCAGTAAACGGCTCCTCTTCTGCCCACGGCTTCTTCGG AAATCTGGACCACTCGGGCAAAACTACTCTGTAATGAACTGCCTGCCGCATGTCTCTTCCTACTATTCGGCCATACTTTCAAAAACCAGTCGTTTCATTGCTAAGAGCTCTTTATATGGATGTTCTACCTCATCATGGAAAATTAACTTCGAGAATGCTAatgttaaaacaaataatttagaGTTGATGTTGACGAGATTTCGTGTTCAGAGCTATTCATCTCGGGGGCGTGGAGCCAAATCGCAATCTCAAAAGTTAGAGTCTAAACCTGTGATGGAAGAAGAGAAGGATGCATTTTTTGTGGTTCGGAAAGGGGATGTTGTTGGTGTTTACAAGACTTTCAGTGATTGCCAAGCTCAAGTTGGATCTTCT ATATGCGATCCGCCTGTTAGTGTATACAAAGGATATTATTTACCTAAGGACACTGAAGAATATTTGGTATCCCGTGGTCTTAGGAATGCTCTTTACACCATCAGAGCTGCAGATTTGAAAGAGGATCTTTTCGGAAAACTCATGCCTTGTGCTTTTCAG CAAACAGCTTCTTCCAAAGGTGAAATATTGAGCAAGGATCTACCAAGAGAGAGTTCACAAGAAGTGATGGGATTAGAAATAGTG GGAGCAGTTGAATCAAGACCTATTACAACTGATCCATTGAAAGAGCATATCAAATTAGATCGTGTTGAGGCTCAGGCACTATTTTCTGATTGT CGTTCCTGTGTTGTTGAGTTTGATGGTGCTTCAAAAGGGAATCCTGGACCAGCTGGTGCAGCAGCTGTGCTGCGATCTGACAGTGGAAGAGTG ATCTGTAGAGTGCGTGAAGGTTTGGGCTTAGCAACAAATAATGTAGCTGAATATCAAGCTATGATTTTAGGGTTGAAATATGCTCTTAAAAAAGGTTATACAAGCATTCGTGTACAAGGAGATTCCAAACTTGTCTGTATGCAG GTTCAGGGTCTCTGGAAGGCAAGAAACAAGAACATGTCTATCTTGTGTAAGGAGGCTAAAAAACTGAAGAATGAGTTCCTTTCGGTCGAGATCAATCATGTTCTAAGG GGATTAAACTCTGAGGCCGATGCTCAAGCAAACTTGGCCGTCCATCTTGCTG TCGGTGAAGTTCAGGAGGTGTGTGAGTAG